A single genomic interval of Juglans regia cultivar Chandler chromosome 1, Walnut 2.0, whole genome shotgun sequence harbors:
- the LOC118347923 gene encoding uncharacterized protein LOC118347923, which yields MASDFNFVQEAIPHFDGHYEHWSKLMENFLRSKEYWLITEFGIEEPTTNTVLTDAHKTELEGRKLKDLKAKNYLFQAINRPILEIILSKETSKDIWDSMKKKYQGSTRVKHTQLQALRRDFETLQMKDGKSVTSYYARTMEISNKMQFHGEKMEDVTIVEKILRSLTPIFDYVVCSIEESKDIDTFSLDDL from the coding sequence ATGGCTTCCGATTTCAATTTTGTGCAGGAGGCTATCCCACATTTTGATGGTCACTATGAGCATTGGAGTAAGCTAATGGAGAATTTTCTACGGTCCAAAGAGTATTGGCTGATCACTGAATTTGGAATTGAAGAACCAACAACAAATACAGTCTTGACGGATGCCCACAAAACAGAGTTGGAAGGGAGAAAGCTAAAAGATTTGAAGGCAAAAAATTACCTTTTTCAGGCAATTAATCGTCCCATCTTGGAAATAATTCTTAGTAAAGAAACTTCCAAAGATATTTGGGattccatgaaaaaaaaatatcaaggcTCTACTAGAGTGAAGCATACACAGCTTCAAGCTCTGAGAAGAGATTTTGAGACTCTACAAATGAAGGATGGGAAATCTGTCACCAGCTACTATGCCAGGACTATGGAGATAAGCAATAAAATGCAATTTCATGGTGAGAAGATGGAAGATGTCACCATTGTGGAGAAGATATTGCGTTCCTTGACACCAATATTTGATTATGTCGTGTGTTCAATTGAAGAATCGAAAGACATAGATACATTCTCTCTTGATGATCTGTAG